The Lytechinus pictus isolate F3 Inbred chromosome 5, Lp3.0, whole genome shotgun sequence DNA segment GGGTCAGTTGCAGGAAGAGTTTTGTTTGAACACAACTCAAATGATTCAAGCGCAAGTCCCTGATATGCACTTTCATtggttaaaaatcaatttgatagcgattttttttagtttaattacaacgcaactctttctgcaaaggGCCCCTGATATCACTCCTTGAAGAGTTATGTATTCAAACATTTGTAAAAAATTATTCACTTTCTAATGACAATTATTATGCTAAATCAATGATGATTTCAAGTGATTTCTGATCTTACCATTTCTCCTAGAGgagagaaaattttaaaaagaccCTTGCTATTCAGATTAATAAAGTCCTGAAGTatctataataatgataacaataataacccAGGTAAAAGCCAATGTGggcacaatgttggaaactcaAATGTCATCAGGCGTTAGAAAATCTTGATGGATCAACAGTGAATAGACATTGGAATCTGGTTTGATGGAAATACTGTTCGTGTCCAATCCAGCATTCACGAGGCCCAAAATTTAGGCCCCATAAAAATGACAGATTAAGTGGCCATCAAATTGTTTTCTTACTGAAAAATCATAATGCATAATTAATACATTTACCCATGTTAGCAAGTTCAGTTCCTAAATCTGTTCTCCCAGTGGCCATTGCTTGACAAGTTATTTTTACCCCAGCTTCAATGAAAACAACATACATATAAAGGGCATATCATAGGGCATATCATAGACAGGGTGTAGAAATCAATTACAAGCAGgaaattattatgaaaataacaaacCATGTTTGTTCAGATAGGCCTACTAATTTCCCAGGTCAAGGAGCAGGAACattttaggtggtttcaaaccgcctcgatcacaagaatccccgttaaattacgagaacatttctaggctaaaaaatacccattaattattcctgcattcacaccgccccgaaacatacccttcgggataaattcctgaagttaggagcatgcgcagtatggtctaataagcaggcaaggcgcgagattcaaaaccactagcccagcagccacccacggcgcccgcgcccaacgacacgctgggctaaaagttcccgtaaattgctttcacattgccaaaatacctgcgaccttgaacaaatccccgcgaaagttctcgtaatttcgccaagtacctattatttagcgggtattttctttcggggaaataacgcgtagtttgctttcacattaccaaaatacctggtattttgtgatcggggtaaatttcccgatcagagaatacctggaactgacgaacttcgaggcggtctgaaaccacctactgtgATTATGTTCTCCAGGGATAATGTTATTGTTATGTGATTATATTGACAATCAGTCAGAGTTAACGCATCTTGCCTAGCCAATTTCAAGTCTTTTTAAAGGGGTATGGGTTGTGCATATGTGCCCCCTTCTCCTCAGAGTGCTAAATGAGTAAAAACTATAACGCACTGTTTAGAAATTTAAGAATGTTATTTAGGCCTGTTACTCAAACAACTATTATTTTAAACTTCAACAAgtcatttgaaaatgttaaataattttaaaatataaacaaatgtttaaaagtttaacaACTCATGAGAGTGAAGGGTTTAAACATCGTGCCAACAATTTTTTCCTGTATAAAACATTGGTCACTCTTGAATATGGGCATATCGGTACTACAACACAGTCATTATGATCTAAAACCATTATTTTCTATAGATTAATGAGCAGCAGGGCTTTTAGCAATACACATTCTACATCCTATGCTCAGCATTAATTGTGCAACacaatttgaaaaatgtttCACAAATAATCGTCCAAATGTTTACCATACATACAATATGATCAGTTTTGCTCTTTCATACTCATTAGTCCTTATTGTACCCTCCTTTGTATCATGTTCATAAAAACatctattttcattattgttgcCAGTATATATTGCGGCAACATCAAAACTTCCTGCATGCCTACGCATAATGTACTATTGGACTGTTATATACATCTATTTGTATCAATGTTGATTGTTCCTCTTCTACCCACCCACTAATCTGATCTACAGAATTCATAGATTATTCTAAGCCTGCAATTAACTCACATTACATGACCCAGGTCCCTAGGATAGTCATTACAATGATGTGatatatcatgatttttgttttgttgtgtttAAATACTCTTCTAATTTGTAAATTCAAGATTTTTACTTATATAATTATCTACTGTAATGAaatgatagcaataataattgtttttgaAGGGTGTAGGAATATGATGAGCAGCAAATTTTAATACAAACAGATGATGAAGATATGTTTCTTGAAAATGTTATGTGTAAGACAAAAAATGTGTGATCTTTCATTCAAAATTGACAATAATTTAACAAGAGATAGTTCATGATCCATAAAATGGATACACATGCTCATTTACATCTAGTAGTCCTTCCCATTTCATTTTGCCACTGaaatagatttagatttaaattgATGTTATtctgtcattttctttttataggaAGAGGCCTGGGGATATGAATGTGATTTGTCCATGATCTGTTTCCTATATCAAATAGTTTCCTTCTGTTTAAcctaaaagtgttttttttctcacagcaaaataataaaagctgaAGAAATATAACTTTTAAGCAGACAGATCTAAGTTATATTGATAATAGGCAAATATACTCAAGAGACCAAATGCAGACTGCTGTGTTacaaattcaaaaaaaaatctttgacaaACCAAGCCATGAGATAATGGTCAAGTGACGCATTAGCATCTGGCAACTCTGCTCCACGTGTAAAAGTATTTTCTTACCTACAATGTAGAACTGCATCAAAGGTTGATTTCTATCTAGAAGCAAAAAAACAAGTCACTGTTTATGAGGGGTGCCGCAATTAGTTATCACTCATTTTTACCCCAGGATCATGATTTAATAGATGTTGTGAAAGACGTTCCTGTAGAATCACAAATTTATTTTAACATTCATTTGAATGTTACACAAAGACATGTTTATATAATGCTTTCTGTTCTTAATTGTCCTTGAATCTTGTCTTGTTTTTCTTGCTATATGCTTTCCCCTCATTCACTGGGCCTGATTTAGataattataaatcatatttattattttgccaCCACGTCGGATTATTTCGTCTGGTCGGGCAATGGTGTAAAGTAAACCTGACCATCTGAGAAAAAGGCCCGTAAATTCTAAAAAGGTCAGGTCCAGTTTACCTGACCCTTTGTACATTTGGCTATAATCTTTTAAATCATCTGTAAATTGGAGCCGAACATTTGTATATTTGattgataattttcaaaaagtgttATGTAAACTGGATCCGAACTCGCTGGAATTGAGGGGCCCTTTTCTTGATGGTCGGGTTACGCAATTGCCCGACAATACGTGATAAACCAACGTGATGTCACAAGCCCTCTTACTTACCGTTACCACAAGATCCCGTTTGATGATCTGATCAATGAGTATCTGCTCTCTCCCACTTCTGAATCTTCTATAGTATGCCACTGTTCCTCCAACGGGATACAAGGTGTCTTCTGCCGGACCTGCTGCCTGATTCAGCCCCTTGGTGTCATCGATCTCATGGAGTCCTAGGGTGCTTCCAAGATCTTTACTTGATAGCTTGATGGTATGACTACCAGTAGGTATTAACATTACATCCTGGAGACCTATAGGtacaaaatgatataaaaaaaacatttatccTTTAGGACAAATTAAAGATTAAATTTGAAACATAAATCATACTTcaagttcattcattcattcatttttacttTGATCACCTCAAAAGTTACAATTTTATCTAAACTAtacagagatacatgtatttataaataCACAGCTAAGTACATGCATTACAACAACGAAAAATAAAAGGTGAAGTCCACACagcaagttgatttgaataaaagagtaagaagtagtagtattctCAAGTTTCACTTATTTCCACATAACAGTATACGCACAACACAGACAGCATATGAGGAAATTGAATAGAAAATTAGGTAAAATGGAAGATTGTCTTGTAACAGATTAATGTATCAATCCAAATTCCTAAAAACAAAATAGGCCATTACTTCTATGTAAATATAACACATATTCCCTAATCAGCAGCTTAAATCAATTACAACTAGATAATTtttaaataacataaaaatatcaaaaagcaATAGAATtggttattttcaatattttggcaTGAATATCCATGAATCTGTATATGTTGTAGAGGAAGACATAATTAAAACAAAGCTTGGACAGAACTGTACAAATATGCACTATGCAAACTAGCTTTTAGTgacttgaaacaaaaattaagaaaaggcCCTTCTCTCCTTGCGGTTAATTTCTACCAAGTTTCTGCTTTGCAAACCTATTTTTCTAGTAGATCCAATGTAGGATTACTTAATCTAGAGATTACACTAATCTCATTCTCTAGCTGTAATTGATATGTTTCCTTTGGGAGGTGAAAAAGGCCTGACATCCATCAGCCACAATGAAGAGCTCAGCTCCAAAAGGTTTTACATCCACTTTTGATGAAAACTTCAAACTTTTGCTGTTACACCAATATGCAGTGCTAACCATAAAGCTATTGTTAAGAAGTGGGAGAATTGGCACTCTGGATATTTCACTGCTGCATCAACTACAATGAAAATGTCTGTTAGATCTTAAATTTCACTCAAAAGTGACATTctttaaatcaaaattggttCTGAAAAGGGGaatatatgtaaaaatatattaacactGAGACACCTGTTTTGCTATTTTGCTAAAAATTCACCAGATAGGTGTGCAGATTTTTTATGGAATCTAGACAATTAGATACCATTTTTTTATCACATTCATGCCATTCAGAACTCACTTGTCATAACATTTAATTCACAAAGCCAtcaacatatttatttttacttttcatcCACAAACATcacaaatatatgtattattcCTGTTAAACACAAAGTTGGATCTAGTACCTTTCAGAACTGAGctattcatataaaatgtagaAAGGTCTTGAAGTTCTTCTTGACCCTGAGGTCATTTGGATATCCTGATTAGAGATAAGTCTAATTAATCTTATCCAGGTAGTACACTGGTGACAAATGGGATCAAAATGGTTATGTTAGGATTTCAGTTACAAAGTGGTTCCATATCACGATGAAACAGCACTGGTACTTTGACTCATTTGAATGGTAGCAAGCATACTGTTTTCTCTTTAGTTACTAaaacataaaaagaaatcaCCTGTCTTCCAAGATACTTCAGCTATTCAGGATTAACAGATCAGCATGTTTCATTACACTTTAACATTTAAAAGTGACTAGATGAAAGAGAGTGCTCATGCAACTGCTTTTCATAAAGTCATATTTTTCAGTCAAATTGACCAGAACAGTCATTTCTGACTAGAAAATAGTACTTAAAATAAGATTAGATTGATGTATAAGGTTCACCCAGCTGACTATACTAATTTAATCATTTTATCCAGTTTGGTGTTTAGAGTGTAGAActtctttgtaaatatttaatattttaacagcATCAtgtttatgaaaacaaaaaaatgaagaaccCAGGCAATTCACCTGACATAGCACGCAGAAATGTATGCTGAATTGCAGCTTTTCCTTTACTAACAGTAATACTCGAaatctatatatatgtgtgtagtTATAACAGGTTAGTTTAATAATCCATTGCTAGAGTAtaaggaaggaaagaaattcCCATAATAGTTTGGATTACTCAATAATACACACTGGTCTTTAAATATCCATCaacatcaaaatatcaaacCAATTACTTCAAGGTCATTATGGGTCATATCTTGGTCATAGTTGACAAAATGTTTGCCAAGAATTTACTCTGGTCTAAAATATCAAACCTTAACATCACTAAAGCAGGTAGAAGGAAAGTAATTATTTTTGGCTTTATTTCTCTATCTGTAAATCTGTCAAGGTAAACTTCCTGGTCAAGAGATGTTAGAAATTAGACAAGATCAGTGGCGtatgcaaggggggggggttacagagGTTCAACCCCCACCCCTTAAATTTTGTTGATAcccaaccccccctcccccctaattttttttgacaaaataaaaagtgcaTTGGGCAAAGTGTTTAAAAGACCAAACAGGTGAGTATAAGAACGATAATCAGAAGTACTTTGATATTTAACCAACTAAGTCTCAAGTGAGTAACACCTGACTTGATATTAAATTAATTTTCCTGAGAGCCAAAACTATGATTGAATTTAAGGCAACACTGAAGGCACATAACACAAATAATTTCCTGTTTtgcacaaataaaatgaaagaaaatagaaatcaCTTAACATTCAACAGACATAGAGTACAGTATTCTCGAAAAAAACACCCAAGAAGCAGGAATCAATATTTCTCTCAATATAATACTTATAAATCATACCAATAAGTGTATTTTTTCTACCTACTCGGTGCCTGAATTTTGTTTAAACCTCatgacaaaacattgattttctgTACAGATAATAGTCACTTACTCCCTCGCAAATTTATTGATAAtagtaataggcctatatattttctaCAGCACCCAATCCGGATATATTTAGCACTTTGAGAAGCCACCTTTGTCAGCATTggcaataaaatatatacaaattattataattactcaAGTGAAAATTAATCAATCCTTAGGATTACATGTCAAGGCCATGTGGATATCGGTTTAAAATTTGAAGTTTCCCCTTTTATACAGTCAATTCAACTTAATTGATGAATTATGAAAACAGGGAAATGGGAAGTACAACGAAACACCATGGTATAGCCATGGAATAGCAAATGTTACTCATGAaaagaatttcataaaaataggatataaatcaaatttatatGATCATTGAAGCAGTCTTACAAGTTCATATATAATgtgacaaaataattataaggaACATTTGCTGAATCTGAAGTGATACAGTCATTGGTGTCCCTCAGTCTTAAgtgatgtagtagtagtataatacaaagataaacaaatatacTTAATCTGTTAACATTGCTGTCATAACTCAATATTGGACACACAAAAACCATCTGTTCATTCTATATTTCTCACGAATAAAAAACGAGATTAAACATCTCAAAAATCAAGAATCAAATTCTTCGTGATAACATTTCAATTGGTAAATTCTCAGATTTTTGAAAGTTTAGATTTGGAATTGTCGGGGGAGGTAACCCTTTGAATAACCCCTTTCCAGATTCAATTTCGGAGCGGGCCCTATCCTGAGGCTAATACTTGACAGGGTGTGTGAGCCTGAAGGGAAGATGATGGATATACACCATTCATCACAGACTCCTATCTTCTGAGCATTTATGAAAAATTACAGATTTTTGCTGGACCAATCACCTTCATGAGGATAACAACAAAACTGAAACATATGAAAGAATTGAGATTGACTGTTATTTGTTGTCAATgttccatttcattttgtaatttataGCTCTACAGTCCTAGTAAGCTGGTTTTTCACTTTAAAATATGACTGACAATTTTCAACGGATATATATATAGCTTGGTAAATCAACAAAAACAAAGTAAAGAAGTCTAATCCACTACATCTCTCATCAGAATAATCAAAATAGCTTGAATTAAATCatatattcaatttaaataaaagagtgaTAATTAGTTGCATCAGACTACTTGTTTACATGTGTGTTTGGTATGCTGTTTTGTTTggtttcttaattttcattatttttttttgggggggggtttgttCAAGTACTGTTATagtatattttgatattctgcACTTATCAGTTTTTGTtaacattttataattattctcctttttttatacaaaatatatataaatttaggcCTTTACCATTGCATATTCATTCCATTGTCTTtgtttttgtcaatatttttctgtttatgcatttttttcatcTCTGTTTGGTCCTGCAGTTCCCAGTATCCTAATAAGAGTGATGTACAATATTCTGTGttcaaataattgatttttaaaactaatttcttgttttatttggcAGGGTAACCctttcattaataaaaaaaactgtttgaCTATAAATTAAGGAGCCCTTTACCAACTGAATGGAGCTTTGATAACTTCTACATTAAtacattaaaatattgaaatgttgtTTCAGCCAAATTGGAACTTTgtaactgaaagtgaaacaaaGACGAGGATAACTCTTCATGCCTGTGAATAAAACTGAAAGATAATACTaatctgaacaatttgatacggAACTTGAAAGACCCCAAAGGCAGATTGAtgtgaaatcaatatttttggtAGGAATATTGAAACAGATAGAAGGCACTAACCATAAAGACACATCCAGTAGGGTTAGCTCATGCTCTTGGGATTTCCAGAGGTGTAAGGATGGAGCTATTTGTGACCCCTCTTGATCTCGTATGTTTGGTTTATCCCCAAGTCATTGATCTAGACAGGGTTCACTAACATCCCAGTGCTATAACACAAGAGACTTTTCACACGAGCATGATCTGCATTATTTCAGGATGATTTCAATCATGATGCAAGGCCCCTTTGGTAATCAGTTTTATAAATGAAACGCTATACCCTGCGTAAATAAagctgaaataaatgaatagataataaataaataaacaaataaataaataaatgtgccTATTTCGACAATAATGCTATATGACTACGGTTTAGTGCAAATTAAGTAACACAAAGgcttttgttttaattatgcaattaatatcttattctgGAGGTGATTTTCCAGAGATGCATGATCTGAAAAAAATCTAATGTAATTAAACAATTGTATGGATGTCTTGACAGCTATAATGGGGTTATGGGGCAGAGTTAACAAGACCTTCCTATACTTCTACCCATATAGCATCCTTTTATTGGCCCATCTGGGCCCTTCTGCTTGAGACCtacaactatggtaactttgtaaTCCTATGGAAACCTGAATTTGATTGGATGTTGAGCATTTTTAGCATTAATGTTAACAATTACAATGAAAGTATTTTTGTGCAACCGGGCCCTTTTTTTTAGCTTTCGAATTACCAGCCTACATGGATAAATAAGCTAAAATTTAACCCTGCGATATAAgtctttaaatattttgaaattgtaaattAGGTAAACTCTTCTACTGTGTTTATGATTAGCAATTTGAATATCGCAAATTAATAATAACCTAGATTTTTGGAGCCTCAtgtgaaaaacaaaatagaatttCATGTGAACTGCACTGTGTATTATATGACTGCCTATGGGAGATGGCACTCTCATTTTTCTCACAGTTTATACCAAGTCgttcaagatgatttttttttctgagaccAGATATTGCAAAATGGGATTCATTCACGTTCAAAATGGCATTCCACAATCGCgatatcataaacaaaacataaattcaAATGTTCAAGAATATAGGTGTTTTGTACAAGTGTAAAAAAAGTCCAAAATTTTTTGAAAGGGAATGTTTTTCTATGTGTGATGGGTACCCCCCCCCTACATTGGTATTGATTTTGTACTACCTAAGTCCTTGTTTATGAAATCTTTTATAGAgctgaaatttaaaaatatccAGGGGGTAAAGCTTATTAAAATGTGTGATTTCTGATAGCATGTGATCAGTTATTGTTagcttttaaaagaaaatataatcaagtgtccccttccccactcccccccccccccccccataaaaaagtcATTGTGACtactttttaagaaaataagTGGGAAACATGTTGGCTAAATCACTGACTTTAATCAACACGATGCAACCTTTGAATTTTTAGTGCATTAATTTCAAATAGCAGAATCCAACTCAAAATTCAGTTGAATGCATGTGTGGTAGCAATAAACTCTCCTCCCCCCTAAGAAATATGTACTCAAGGGGACTCCTGCTAAACATCAGAGTGCCCCAAGATAGCCCTTAAGAAAGACCATATTAAAGGCAGCcagaaaaataacaattaaaaacagGTCCTTCATTTCTCAGTctaatgcagtgtgaaaagttAGACCCCATTTCACATTCAATTTCTTGCATAGACCAATAGAATTTGATCCACAAGATTTCATGTTTTTGTCCAGCATAAATTACtgcagttgccatggtaacaaattGTCTGCAGAATTCAATATTATGAGTAAAGTTGATAATTGCTTTTTTAAGCCTATAGGCATATATCTCTTTATCTTGCTGTTTAtcctctttcattattttggctgctttatttctttgtgtttttttactttattactGCTAATCTTAATTTTTCTTACATCATCTCCTTGTATGTTGATTATTCCAAGTCACAATGAATATACATTTCTATATAATCTTATACCTTCCACTTTAATAAGTTAAAATATAAGTTTTTcgtaaatacaatttttaagaaatacaGTGTTATTCAGGGTTGCAttcctttgtgattttttttcttcattttattcctACAAAACTTCTTATAAATACTTGAAGACCAGCAAGCAAAGCATCTGGTCAACAGACATTGACCTGTGTCATCATAGCCCATTTACCACCAAATAGTCCCCCTGTGATATATCACTGCAATCATACATATATCAGTTAGATTACACTGGGGAgtttctttcaaatcaatatggaAGTGGTTTCTTTGAGTCAGTTGACCCGTACTGAGCCACCACCGGTACGATAAAACATCTCTATCACTGCTTTTACACTGCTCACAGTAACACAAACCATTTAATTGAATTCTGATCAAACACAAGTTTGCTGAAAGTTGATTGACAGAGTGGTGGAAACCCCCAGTTGGAGAAACCCCCACCTCTTCTCCCGATGCTAGCCTGCTGAAACTTCATCGGCTTCACTGACCACTATCAATAAAAGCACTCTGTACACAGAGGTTTGACCATTGCCTGGTTTGGTTTGAGCAAGGAGGTTCTATTtagttacacttcgtaattccgaaggttcgtaattccaaaggttctttattccgaaggttcgtaattccgaaacaaattgcctatacctcgatgttcgttaatccgaaaacgtaaaagggttcgttaatccgaacatttgtggcgttattccgaaggttcgttattctgaaggttcgataatccgaaaacgaaataaggttcaatgttccgaaggttcgttaatccgaaaacgaaataaggttcgttgttccgaaggttcgttaatccgaaaacgaaataaggttcgttgttccgaaggttcgttagtccgaaaacgaaataaggttcgttaatcatttcgttttcggactaacgaaccttcggaattacgaacctcatttcgttttcggaattacgaacctcacttcgttttcggactaacgaaccttcggaattacgaacctcatttcgttttcggactaacgaaccttcggaattacgaaccttcggaaatacgaaccttcggaaatacgaaccttcagaataacgaaccttcggaatatccgaaccttcggaataacgaagcttcggaaatACGGATGTATGCGGATATTTACCTCCATGGTGTAAGTGATGTCTTCATTGTCCAACCAGTATACAGATTATTGTACAAAGTAAAGTTTttcatcagaaaaaaatgaagtttcattgtTTTCAGATATTTTTCGCAGAGATGGACAACTCACCTCTACTTGATcacattgcccccccccctataagaTAAATAAAGATTCCACAGTCATACTGTCATATCCAAGGGGATAAGGTAGAATGTGCCAAGATCAAACCAAAA contains these protein-coding regions:
- the LOC135154128 gene encoding uncharacterized protein LOC135154128; amino-acid sequence: MLIPTGSHTIKLSSKDLGSTLGLHEIDDTKGLNQAAGPAEDTLYPVGGTVAYYRRFRSGREQILIDQIIKRDLVVTVYLSDSRRSREKLHYQYLYPLTHVWKNRGWSACSASCGGGKNHC